Sequence from the Primulina huaijiensis isolate GDHJ02 chromosome 16, ASM1229523v2, whole genome shotgun sequence genome:
ATTGAACGATCAGATACAGGACTTgctagataagggtttcattcaCCCTATTTTTTCTCCACGGGGTGCGCGGGTAttttttgttaagaagaaggatggaagcatgcgactctgcattgattaccgagagctgaacagagACACGATCAAGAACAATTATCCACTGCCTAGGatcgaggatttatttgatcagcttcaaggAGCGTCAGTATTCTCGAAGATGATCTCCAATCCAGATACCACCAGCAgaaggtgagagagtctgacGTGCATAAGACATCATTCACgacgcgttatgggcactatgattttatggtgatgcccttcggttTGATGAAcgtgccagcgatcttcatggatctcatgaatcgcatgtttcagccatatttggatcagttcatcatagttttcatttacaataacctgatctattcgaagagcagaTAGGAGCACAGTCAGAATGAGGACCGTCCTGCATACTTTACAGGACAGACGGCTttatgccaagttcagtaagtaCGAGTTGTGGCTTGACAGtgtggcattcttgggccacattgtatcCCGAGACGGAGTGGAGGTCGACCCCAGCAAGGTCGAGGCAGTCCGAGATTGGACAATGCCTAAGAGTgtgacagagatccgcagtttcttgggattgcTGGGTACtaccggaagtttattcagggaatTTCTTCTATCGCGGTGCCTATGACcaccttgacgaagaagaatgccagATTTATTTGGGGACAAGAGTGCCAGGAGAGTTTTGACAGGCTAAAGCAGGCATTGACTTCAGCACCAGTTCTAGCTATGTCATCAGGGCAGAGAGAGTTTGTGCTTTACacagatgcttcgaagctcggtttgggagTAGTTCTAATGCAGCATGAcagagttatagcttatgcgtccCGACAGTCAAAGGTCCATAAGAAGAATTATccaactcatgacctcgagctagcagcaaTGGTATTTGCCCTGAAGATTTAGAGACATTATCTGTATGGGAagaagtgcaggattttcaacgaccacaagagcctgaagtacttcttcacacagaaagagctgaacatgagacagaggaggtggctagagctagtgaaggattatgattgtgatattagctaccatctgggtaaggctaatgtgatTGCAGAAGCTCTGAGAAGGAAGAACGCATTGATTTCTCATTTGTCGGTGCAGAGACCACTGCAGGCGGAGATTCAGAGCTTTGAGCTTGCATTTTATGCCAAGGGAGATGCCCCAAATATTGCTACTCTAACAGTACAGccgactttgagagacagaatttGGACATGGCAGACTTCCTACGAGCAGTtgcagaagtggagacagagggacgAGGCTAAGAGTCGGAGACATTATACAGTTGTGGACGACATAGTCAAATATAGAGACCGACTGTGGGTTCCTAACAGTGATTCCCCGAGAGCAGATATCTTGAGCGAGGCCCACAGCACCCCGTAATCCTTCCATTcaaggagtacgaagatgtataaggaccTTCAGTCTCTTTATTGGTGGCCGGACATGAAGCAGGATATTCTGCTATTCATATCTAAGTGTTTTACATGTCAGCAGGTCAAGGCGGAGCATTAGAAACCTGCAAGAAAGCTTAGGACACTCCCTATTCTCGAGCTAAAATGGGAGAACGTCACCATAGATTTTGTGTCAGGGCTTTCGAGGATGACTGGAGGATAtaatgccatctgggtgatagttgatcggctcactaagTCAGCTGACTTTCTACCGATCAAGAAGGCTTTCACCaagactcagtatgcagagctatATAttagagagatagtcagactgcatgggattccagtgtccatcgtgtcagacatggatccgaggttcacgtctgcattctggaagagtctgcatcaggCATTGGGTGCTAAGATGCTATTCAGTACTGCattccatcctcagaccgacggacagtcagagaagGTGATTTAGATTCCAGAGGACCTAATCagagcttgcatgatcgacttTCAGGACAGCTAGGAGCCGAAGTTTTCTCTTGTGGAGTTCActtacaacaacagttatcaggcatcgatcggtatggctccatatgaggcattgtacgggaggaagtgtaggtcgccaGTTTATTGGGACGAGGTAGGAGATAGGGCAAAGTTGGGACCGGATATTGTCAGCCAGACTGCAGAGTTAGTGGTCAGGATTTGGGACAGGATGAAGACCCCacagagccgtcagaagagttatgcagatcagcgATGCAGG
This genomic interval carries:
- the LOC140960988 gene encoding uncharacterized protein — translated: MTTLTKKNARFIWGQECQESFDRLKQALTSAPVLAMSSGQREFVLYTDASKLGLGVVLMQHDRVIAYASRQSKVHKKNYPTHDLELAAMANVIAEALRRKNALISHLSVQRPLQAEIQSFELAFYAKGDAPNIATLTVQPTLRDRIWTWQTSYEQLQKWRQRDEAKSRRHYTVVDDIVKYRDRLWVPNSDSPRADILSEAHSTP